In a single window of the Candidatus Obscuribacterales bacterium genome:
- a CDS encoding glucose 1-dehydrogenase gives MKGLRDKTALVTGASSGIGQAIAIRLAEEGCNIAINYRSSPGGAQDTLDEAMKQACDDVEKCGVRALLVQGDVSKEADVVAVVDQVVKHFGQLDILVNNAGVQTESPSHDLDVDSFDWVLNVNLRGAFLCARETIKHLLHHQRPGSIINISSVHEVIPRPHYLSYSISKGGMGNLTKTLALEYANQNIRINGIGPGATATPINDDWTEDADKRAVVESHIPMGRAGTPEEMAAAVAFMASDEAAYMTGQTLYIDGGLTLYADFQEVWSA, from the coding sequence ATGAAGGGACTTCGGGATAAAACAGCCTTGGTGACGGGAGCCTCTTCGGGCATTGGGCAGGCGATCGCCATTCGTCTAGCAGAGGAGGGCTGCAACATAGCGATCAACTACCGCAGTAGCCCAGGTGGAGCCCAAGATACCCTTGACGAGGCTATGAAACAGGCCTGTGATGATGTAGAAAAGTGCGGCGTGCGAGCCCTGCTGGTGCAGGGGGATGTGTCTAAAGAGGCTGATGTGGTGGCTGTGGTAGACCAGGTGGTTAAACACTTTGGGCAGCTCGATATCCTTGTCAACAATGCAGGGGTGCAAACCGAAAGTCCTTCCCATGATCTAGATGTAGACAGCTTTGACTGGGTGCTGAATGTTAACCTGCGGGGTGCTTTTCTATGTGCCCGCGAAACCATCAAGCACCTGCTTCACCACCAGCGCCCTGGCTCTATCATCAATATTTCTAGCGTTCATGAGGTGATTCCTCGCCCCCACTATCTCAGCTATTCCATCAGTAAAGGGGGCATGGGTAATCTCACCAAAACCCTAGCCCTAGAATATGCAAACCAGAACATTCGGATTAATGGCATTGGCCCCGGAGCGACTGCAACTCCCATTAACGATGATTGGACGGAGGATGCAGACAAACGAGCTGTTGTAGAGAGTCATATTCCCATGGGTCGCGCGGGCACGCCAGAAGAGATGGCGGCAGCGGTGGCCTTTATGGCTTCTGATGAAGCTGCTTACATGACCGGACAAACACTGTATATCGATGGGGGGCTGACGCTATACGCAGATTTCCAGGAAGTTTGGTCAGCCTAG